One Vibrio penaeicida DNA segment encodes these proteins:
- the gspG gene encoding type II secretion system major pseudopilin GspG, with the protein MHNRSNKKQSGFTLLEVMVVVVILGILASFVVPNLLGNKETADQQKAITDIVALENALDMYKLDNSVYPSTDQGLEALVSKPSASPEPRNYRDGGYIRRLPNDPWGNEYQYLSPGDNGTIDVFTLGADGQEGGEGVQADIGNWNMQDYQ; encoded by the coding sequence ATGCATAACAGAAGTAATAAAAAGCAGTCTGGCTTTACGCTATTAGAAGTCATGGTTGTGGTTGTCATTTTGGGTATTCTGGCGAGTTTCGTTGTACCTAACTTATTAGGTAACAAAGAAACAGCTGACCAACAGAAAGCCATTACTGACATTGTCGCTCTAGAAAATGCTTTAGATATGTACAAGTTGGATAACAGTGTTTATCCATCAACGGATCAGGGGTTGGAAGCGTTGGTTTCTAAACCATCAGCTTCACCAGAGCCGCGTAACTACCGCGATGGCGGGTACATCCGACGCCTACCTAACGATCCTTGGGGTAATGAATATCAATATCTGAGCCCAGGTGATAACGGCACAATCGACGTCTTTACGTTAGGTGCTGATGGTCAAGAGGGTGGTGAAGGTGTTCAAGCCGACATTGGTAACTGGAACATGCAGGACTACCAGTAA
- the cysQ gene encoding 3'(2'),5'-bisphosphate nucleotidase CysQ codes for MAEDLSHLIPSVITVARSAGQLIHDIYENKQYEEYTKSDATPVTSADIAAHKLILERLTELTPDIPVLSEEDSDISLEKRCQWSRYWLVDPLDGTQEFIARSGDFATIIALVEDNEPVMGVVYAPVSGVTYYAYKGKGAWKIPDMDESVAIETHRHHSESQSLAIAISRRQDINSITSKLCPSWNFDLVPLGSAALKACLVAEGAVDCYLRLGPTGEWDTAATQCIVSEAGGRILSTKLEPLSYNERETLENPNFIVLGDEELPWNSILLAHK; via the coding sequence ATGGCGGAAGATCTTTCTCACCTTATCCCTTCAGTTATCACGGTTGCCCGCAGTGCTGGTCAGCTCATACATGATATCTACGAAAACAAACAATACGAAGAATACACCAAATCGGATGCTACACCGGTTACGAGTGCAGATATTGCCGCGCACAAACTGATCCTTGAGCGGCTGACTGAATTGACTCCCGATATTCCTGTTTTGTCGGAAGAAGATTCGGATATCAGCCTTGAAAAACGGTGTCAATGGAGCCGTTACTGGCTCGTCGACCCTTTAGATGGGACTCAGGAATTCATTGCACGCAGTGGCGATTTCGCCACTATTATTGCTCTAGTTGAAGACAACGAACCCGTTATGGGTGTGGTATATGCGCCAGTTTCGGGCGTCACTTATTATGCCTACAAAGGGAAAGGCGCTTGGAAAATTCCAGATATGGACGAAAGTGTGGCGATTGAAACGCATCGCCATCACAGCGAAAGCCAATCTTTAGCGATTGCCATTAGTCGCCGTCAAGACATCAATAGCATTACCAGTAAGTTGTGCCCATCTTGGAATTTTGACTTAGTACCGTTAGGGTCAGCAGCACTTAAAGCCTGCTTAGTGGCAGAAGGGGCAGTAGATTGCTACCTAAGATTAGGTCCAACTGGAGAATGGGATACTGCCGCGACACAGTGCATTGTCAGTGAAGCGGGTGGTCGCATTCTCAGCACTAAATTAGAACCGCTTTCTTACAATGAAAGAGAAACATTAGAAAATCCTAATTTTATTGTTTTAGGTGATGAGGAACTGCCATGGAATTCGATTCTATTGGCTCATAAGTAG
- the gspI gene encoding type II secretion system minor pseudopilin GspI, translating to MKMNRPSAHRTRGMTLIEVLVALAIFATAAISVVRAVTQHINTLGYLEEKMFAAMVADNQMAKALLGKAPKKEQKGKEELAGQTWYWLVKPVPTDNGVISAFDVSVSKEADGKSAIVTVRSYASP from the coding sequence ATGAAGATGAATAGGCCAAGCGCCCATCGCACTCGTGGTATGACCTTGATAGAAGTGCTGGTAGCACTCGCTATTTTTGCAACGGCTGCCATCAGTGTGGTGAGGGCGGTCACTCAGCATATCAATACGCTCGGCTATCTAGAGGAAAAAATGTTTGCTGCCATGGTAGCGGACAACCAAATGGCAAAAGCTCTGCTTGGTAAAGCGCCAAAAAAAGAACAGAAAGGCAAAGAAGAATTGGCGGGACAGACATGGTACTGGTTGGTTAAACCCGTGCCAACTGACAATGGTGTTATCAGCGCTTTCGATGTGTCTGTTTCTAAAGAGGCAGATGGCAAAAGTGCCATAGTGACGGTGAGAAGTTATGCGTCACCATAA
- a CDS encoding serine protease: protein MLAPMASIGAEVQGASFEISPRIVGGGNANTADWGFYTQIVSRYGNRSYCGASYLGDGYVLTAAHCVDGDSPSGIAVKVGGFIYNGTDGQRANVSKIYMHPNYDKRTFTNDIAVLKLTNDLPSAVKVEIADGSLSQYAGIGDTLSVAGLGRTSEGGSSPYKLQSVDVPLISDATCRAAGGSYTNVGNVAFCAGFSAGGKDSCQGDSGGPIVVNRSGVITQLGIVSWGIGCARPGKYGVYSDIAALRSWLDTVITSNPGGSYAVGYTKNQTLSSFKVGETKSHTFSIKNNGTQSFTLNNVRAVASGVATSVVVGRDTCSQTTLTANQSCQVAVEFGATQAGLAKAQLSFSTDQGTSTYQANVSADATTAGGGGGNYDHVYPQNIGSYTFGTVVLAEDGNRYQCLGFPGGLWCSAGGAYAPGTGWAWNDAWSKL from the coding sequence ATGCTTGCACCTATGGCATCCATAGGCGCAGAAGTACAAGGCGCCAGTTTTGAAATTTCACCACGCATTGTTGGTGGTGGTAACGCAAATACTGCTGACTGGGGATTCTATACCCAAATTGTTTCACGTTACGGAAACCGTTCTTACTGTGGTGCGAGCTACTTAGGTGATGGTTACGTACTAACTGCTGCGCACTGTGTAGACGGGGACTCGCCATCTGGTATTGCTGTTAAAGTCGGTGGATTCATCTACAACGGAACAGATGGTCAGCGCGCTAACGTTAGTAAGATTTACATGCACCCTAACTACGACAAACGTACGTTTACAAACGATATCGCCGTTTTGAAATTGACCAATGATCTCCCGTCTGCTGTGAAGGTAGAGATAGCGGATGGTTCTTTGAGTCAGTATGCAGGTATTGGTGATACATTAAGTGTTGCAGGGCTTGGTCGTACCTCTGAAGGAGGCAGCTCGCCTTATAAGCTACAATCTGTTGACGTTCCTCTGATTTCCGATGCGACGTGTCGAGCAGCTGGTGGAAGCTACACCAATGTAGGCAATGTTGCATTCTGTGCTGGTTTCTCTGCTGGTGGTAAGGATTCTTGTCAGGGTGATAGTGGTGGTCCAATTGTTGTCAATCGTTCTGGTGTGATAACTCAGTTGGGTATTGTAAGTTGGGGTATTGGTTGTGCGCGTCCTGGTAAGTATGGCGTTTATAGTGATATTGCTGCCTTACGCAGCTGGCTAGATACGGTCATTACCTCTAACCCTGGCGGCAGCTACGCCGTTGGATACACCAAGAACCAGACATTGTCTTCGTTTAAAGTCGGTGAAACGAAATCTCATACGTTTAGTATTAAAAATAACGGCACACAGTCGTTTACTTTGAACAACGTCCGCGCGGTAGCGTCCGGTGTCGCTACCTCAGTAGTTGTTGGTCGTGATACCTGTTCTCAAACAACGTTGACTGCAAACCAAAGCTGTCAGGTCGCTGTCGAATTTGGTGCAACTCAAGCGGGTCTAGCGAAGGCGCAGCTTTCCTTCTCAACGGATCAAGGTACAAGCACGTACCAAGCAAATGTGAGTGCAGATGCTACAACGGCTGGTGGTGGAGGTGGCAACTATGATCACGTATACCCACAAAATATTGGCAGCTACACATTTGGTACAGTGGTTCTGGCTGAAGATGGCAATCGTTACCAATGCCTAGGGTTCCCTGGCGGACTTTGGTGCTCGGCTGGTGGGGCATACGCACCAGGTACAGGCTGGGCTTGGAATGATGCTTGGAGCAAGCTGTAA
- the gspH gene encoding type II secretion system minor pseudopilin GspH, with protein sequence MNKQRGFTLIEIMLVLVLLSLSAVAVITTLPSSSDDRLEEHAQRFSQRLQLLNEDAMLNGKDFGVWFDEDKGQYRFVTLTNEGWEKMAENRYYSESDLEAEFAISLQLGSDEWGDDDRLFEPGSLFDEEMFADEEKKKQSPPPQVMVLSSGEITPFQVAFYPNVGDEFQDGWRIKAADNGFISIFRPGERDEDE encoded by the coding sequence ATGAATAAACAACGTGGCTTTACATTAATAGAAATCATGTTGGTTTTAGTGCTCTTGTCACTCAGTGCGGTAGCGGTTATTACGACGCTGCCGTCTTCAAGTGATGATCGGCTTGAGGAACATGCTCAGCGATTTTCTCAGCGCTTACAGCTTCTTAATGAAGATGCCATGTTGAATGGAAAGGATTTTGGTGTTTGGTTTGATGAAGACAAAGGGCAGTATCGATTTGTAACGCTCACCAATGAAGGTTGGGAAAAAATGGCGGAAAATCGGTACTACTCAGAGTCGGATTTAGAAGCTGAATTTGCGATATCTTTGCAATTGGGCAGTGATGAATGGGGCGACGATGATCGCTTGTTTGAGCCAGGAAGTCTGTTTGATGAGGAGATGTTCGCCGATGAAGAAAAGAAAAAGCAATCACCTCCGCCTCAAGTAATGGTTCTTTCAAGTGGTGAGATAACCCCTTTTCAAGTTGCATTTTATCCCAACGTTGGGGATGAATTTCAAGATGGATGGCGTATTAAAGCCGCCGATAATGGGTTTATAAGTATATTCAGACCAGGAGAGCGCGATGAAGATGAATAG
- the gspJ gene encoding type II secretion system minor pseudopilin GspJ produces the protein MRHHKASGFTLIEVLVAIAVFASLSMAAYQVVNQVQLSNAQSIEKTERLQTMQRALIWMDNDFRQMALRQMRTNGESPSETLLSYGDYVLESDDKGIIFNRLGWQNPQSVFPRGEVTKVGYRIREEKLERVWWRYSDTPAGQLPLSRPILEDVEAFSVTFYENGEWKEEWTKPRALPAAIAITLTLKDYGEIERVYLTPGGELSIVTPKQQQGSEGENSGGGNNG, from the coding sequence ATGCGTCACCATAAAGCATCAGGATTTACTCTCATTGAAGTGCTGGTGGCGATCGCGGTATTTGCCAGCTTAAGCATGGCAGCGTATCAAGTTGTTAATCAGGTACAGTTGAGCAACGCGCAGTCGATTGAAAAAACAGAGCGCCTGCAAACTATGCAGAGAGCGCTTATCTGGATGGATAACGATTTCAGACAGATGGCGTTACGCCAGATGAGAACCAACGGAGAATCGCCGTCTGAAACCTTGTTAAGTTACGGAGACTATGTCTTAGAATCTGATGATAAAGGCATTATTTTTAACCGATTAGGGTGGCAAAACCCGCAAAGTGTTTTCCCTAGAGGGGAAGTCACAAAAGTAGGGTATCGAATCCGTGAAGAAAAGCTTGAGAGGGTATGGTGGCGATACTCAGACACCCCAGCAGGTCAGTTACCTTTATCTCGTCCAATTTTGGAAGATGTTGAAGCCTTTTCCGTAACGTTTTACGAAAATGGTGAATGGAAAGAGGAATGGACTAAGCCTAGAGCATTACCTGCTGCGATTGCGATAACACTAACATTGAAAGATTACGGCGAAATAGAGCGAGTGTATCTGACGCCTGGCGGTGAACTTTCTATTGTTACTCCCAAGCAGCAACAAGGGTCTGAGGGAGAAAATTCTGGCGGAGGAAATAATGGTTAA
- a CDS encoding type II secretion system protein N, giving the protein MKRIIGYVSVFVLVLIVSLVVHMPVAFVYQYAPKIQGLGVGSLSGTLWRGQASKLTWQGQNFGQLSWDFQPSALLTGKAEYQVRFGRGSELQLHGKGALGMGFGGLYGHSIFASMPAEKILGFAQIPAPVQVEGQFELAIKEFQYAQPWCESATGNLAWNGGTLGTPLGSLILGEVTSDLACQDNKLTAKGEQKHAQVTSAFDANLTPDQQYSVNAWFKPGAEFPQSMGSQLNWLGNPNNKGQFPFQYSGRL; this is encoded by the coding sequence TTGAAGCGTATAATTGGGTATGTGTCCGTTTTTGTTTTAGTGCTCATCGTAAGCCTTGTTGTGCACATGCCAGTTGCATTTGTGTATCAATATGCTCCCAAAATTCAGGGATTAGGCGTGGGAAGTCTGTCTGGAACGTTGTGGCGTGGACAAGCGTCTAAGTTAACGTGGCAAGGTCAAAATTTTGGTCAGCTTAGCTGGGACTTTCAACCTTCAGCCCTACTGACTGGCAAGGCTGAATATCAAGTGCGGTTTGGTCGTGGTAGTGAGCTCCAATTACACGGTAAAGGTGCTCTGGGTATGGGCTTTGGCGGGCTTTATGGTCACAGCATTTTTGCGTCGATGCCTGCTGAAAAAATATTAGGATTCGCGCAGATTCCCGCTCCAGTTCAGGTAGAGGGGCAATTTGAACTAGCGATTAAAGAGTTCCAATATGCTCAGCCATGGTGTGAAAGTGCAACGGGTAATTTGGCTTGGAATGGTGGCACGCTAGGCACACCACTAGGCAGTCTTATCTTGGGTGAAGTCACTTCTGACTTGGCATGCCAAGATAATAAATTGACTGCAAAAGGCGAGCAGAAACATGCTCAGGTGACGAGCGCGTTTGATGCAAACTTAACGCCTGACCAGCAATACAGTGTGAATGCATGGTTCAAGCCTGGAGCCGAATTCCCTCAATCGATGGGGAGTCAGCTGAATTGGCTGGGCAACCCGAATAACAAAGGTCAGTTTCCCTTTCAGTACTCTGGGCGTCTATAG
- a CDS encoding type II secretion system protein M: MNKVNAWWQSISQREQRLMAGCSFLVLAFAIYWGGIAPLNERADTAQTKIASEKQLLDWVTKSANSITTLRAVSGGSVNVSGQPLNQVVSSTTRRYQIELIRMQPRSESLQVWVQPVPFNQLVSWLADLREQHGIEVEFLDITRTETTGQVEVNRLQLKRGS, from the coding sequence ATGAATAAAGTTAATGCATGGTGGCAATCCATATCGCAAAGAGAGCAGCGTTTAATGGCTGGTTGCAGCTTTTTGGTGCTGGCATTTGCTATATATTGGGGCGGCATTGCGCCGCTAAATGAAAGAGCGGATACAGCACAGACTAAAATCGCTAGTGAAAAGCAGCTTTTAGATTGGGTAACAAAAAGTGCGAACTCCATTACGACGCTCAGAGCAGTATCGGGTGGAAGTGTGAATGTATCTGGGCAACCACTTAATCAAGTTGTTTCTTCGACCACGCGACGATATCAAATTGAACTTATTCGAATGCAGCCACGTAGCGAAAGCTTGCAAGTATGGGTTCAACCAGTGCCATTTAATCAGTTAGTCTCTTGGCTTGCTGATTTACGTGAACAACATGGTATCGAAGTGGAATTTCTTGATATCACTCGTACAGAAACTACTGGTCAAGTTGAAGTAAACCGATTACAGCTAAAAAGAGGCAGTTAA
- the gspK gene encoding type II secretion system minor pseudopilin GspK, producing MVKRSSQSGVALIVVLLLLAVMTAIAASMSERLFINFHRAGNQVNHQQAYWYSLGVEALAKVGIEQSYKDNETINLSQPWALKEQTYPLDYGTAKGKLVDMQACFNINVLTSVKARVETAQKPFLVKVWQNIIEQQDVEPYTAEVIADSSWDFVDNDANVLTSYGAEDSTYEGFQPPYLTANGFLADRSELRAIQQVSAPIMDKLSPLVCALPTNEWKLNVNTISEDQADILAALFQPHLSSSNAKELIANRKFDGWDSIDSFMSEPVINGIEEKVRKEAQAHIAVDSRYFELDAQVMVDESRVRIRSLLYSKDRKQATVVRRSFGGISERVSDRKSK from the coding sequence ATGGTTAAGCGTTCCTCCCAATCTGGTGTGGCTTTAATCGTAGTATTGCTCTTGCTGGCTGTCATGACGGCAATAGCGGCATCGATGTCTGAGCGCTTGTTCATCAATTTTCATCGAGCGGGTAATCAGGTCAATCATCAGCAAGCGTATTGGTATAGCCTTGGTGTTGAAGCGTTAGCTAAAGTCGGTATAGAACAAAGCTACAAAGATAATGAAACAATCAACCTCAGCCAGCCATGGGCGTTAAAAGAACAGACATACCCACTGGATTATGGCACAGCCAAAGGTAAGTTGGTTGACATGCAGGCGTGCTTTAACATCAATGTATTGACCAGTGTTAAAGCTCGGGTAGAAACTGCCCAGAAGCCGTTTCTTGTTAAGGTGTGGCAAAACATTATTGAGCAACAAGACGTTGAACCCTATACCGCAGAAGTGATCGCGGATTCCAGTTGGGATTTTGTTGATAATGATGCCAATGTACTCACAAGTTATGGCGCAGAAGACAGTACTTATGAGGGGTTTCAGCCTCCTTATTTGACTGCGAATGGATTTTTAGCAGATCGCTCAGAGTTAAGAGCGATCCAGCAGGTAAGTGCGCCTATTATGGATAAATTGTCCCCTTTAGTATGTGCATTACCTACCAACGAGTGGAAACTCAACGTAAATACAATTTCCGAAGATCAGGCAGACATTTTGGCAGCCTTATTCCAGCCGCACTTAAGCAGCAGCAACGCCAAAGAGCTTATCGCCAATCGAAAATTTGATGGGTGGGACAGCATAGACAGTTTTATGTCAGAGCCAGTCATTAACGGAATTGAAGAAAAAGTGCGTAAGGAAGCACAGGCGCATATTGCAGTAGACAGCCGATACTTTGAGCTGGATGCTCAAGTGATGGTCGATGAATCAAGGGTCAGGATACGTAGCCTGCTCTACAGTAAGGATAGAAAACAAGCGACGGTCGTCCGTCGTAGTTTTGGAGGAATCAGTGAGCGAGTTTCTGACCGTAAGAGTAAGTAG
- the nudE gene encoding ADP compounds hydrolase NudE, whose product MASEKKPQILATKTVAQSKLFTIESLDLRFSNGEERIYERMKPSGRSAVMIVPVTEQGDLLLIREYAAGTERYELGFPKGLVDPGELPIEAANRELKEEIGYGATELTPLKEVVLAPSYFSSKMTLFLARDLYSESLEGDEPEPLELVRWPLQQADELLTHLDFCEARSITALMLAQRYLNTSE is encoded by the coding sequence ATGGCAAGTGAAAAAAAGCCACAAATTTTAGCTACAAAAACGGTCGCCCAATCTAAACTATTTACTATAGAGTCGCTGGATTTACGTTTTTCAAACGGAGAAGAGCGAATCTATGAGCGAATGAAGCCTAGTGGCCGTTCAGCGGTCATGATTGTGCCTGTAACGGAGCAAGGGGACTTACTTTTAATCCGTGAATACGCAGCAGGTACAGAGCGCTATGAGCTCGGGTTCCCTAAAGGTTTAGTGGATCCTGGTGAGTTGCCTATTGAGGCAGCAAACCGAGAATTAAAAGAAGAAATTGGATACGGAGCGACAGAATTAACCCCTCTTAAAGAGGTGGTGCTGGCTCCATCTTACTTCTCAAGTAAGATGACGTTGTTTCTGGCACGCGACCTGTATTCAGAATCACTGGAAGGGGATGAGCCAGAACCTCTAGAATTGGTACGTTGGCCATTACAGCAAGCTGATGAGCTGCTGACCCATCTGGATTTTTGTGAAGCCCGCAGTATTACTGCACTGATGTTAGCTCAGCGGTATTTAAACACGTCTGAGTAA
- the gspL gene encoding type II secretion system protein GspL, whose amino-acid sequence MSEFLTVRVSSQVDAPIQWLVWSPSQQEVIASGDLSHRDQLGDIASYATQRPTIVLLSSSDVLLKEVDIPAGGARQLNTMLPFLVEDDVAQDVDELHFSVLAKRGAKADVAAVDRQFLDNLLSDLREHHINVRQIMPDCLALPWQDSEISALQINNQWLFRSGAHSGFTLQNEWLSLLPSEPFSLVSNQDDDPEVPLDEETLQEKAVSSYSPLPEDHEQLPGQWKAEDAELAMSLLTQGALASKVNLLTGSFKPSSSLTKHWKVWQKAAIAAVLLLGVLTTQNVLQVNAFEAQAAEYRAESERIFRQVFPNKRKIPTVSYLKRQMRDEESRLSGGGGDESMLVWLAQLPQALKKNGAIDVLSVKYDGARNEIRIQAKSKDFQTFETARADLAQQFEVEQGQLNRSGSEVFGSYVIRRKP is encoded by the coding sequence GTGAGCGAGTTTCTGACCGTAAGAGTAAGTAGTCAGGTAGACGCCCCAATACAGTGGCTGGTTTGGTCTCCGAGTCAGCAAGAGGTGATCGCAAGTGGTGATCTGAGTCACCGCGATCAACTGGGTGACATAGCGAGTTATGCCACCCAACGCCCGACCATTGTGTTGTTGTCTAGCAGTGATGTGCTGCTTAAAGAAGTAGATATACCTGCAGGTGGAGCGCGACAGCTAAACACCATGTTACCGTTTTTGGTCGAAGATGATGTTGCGCAAGATGTTGATGAGTTGCACTTTTCTGTGTTGGCTAAACGAGGTGCAAAAGCCGATGTTGCCGCTGTAGATCGTCAATTTTTAGATAACCTATTAAGTGATCTACGCGAGCACCATATTAACGTTAGGCAAATAATGCCTGACTGTCTTGCACTGCCTTGGCAAGACAGTGAGATAAGCGCACTCCAAATTAACAATCAGTGGCTATTCCGTAGCGGAGCTCATTCTGGGTTTACTCTCCAAAATGAGTGGCTTTCATTACTGCCATCTGAACCATTTAGTTTGGTTTCAAATCAAGATGACGATCCAGAAGTGCCTTTAGACGAAGAGACGCTTCAAGAAAAAGCCGTATCCAGTTATAGCCCTTTGCCGGAAGATCACGAACAACTTCCAGGTCAATGGAAAGCTGAAGACGCTGAACTAGCAATGTCGCTGCTTACGCAAGGCGCACTGGCATCGAAAGTAAACCTTCTTACGGGGAGCTTTAAGCCATCATCTTCTCTAACTAAACACTGGAAAGTGTGGCAAAAAGCCGCCATTGCAGCGGTGCTTTTATTAGGTGTACTGACCACACAAAATGTACTTCAAGTGAATGCATTTGAAGCACAAGCAGCAGAGTATCGAGCGGAAAGCGAGCGTATTTTCCGTCAAGTATTTCCGAATAAGCGAAAAATTCCGACCGTCAGTTACCTAAAAAGACAAATGCGTGATGAGGAGTCTCGTTTGTCCGGAGGTGGAGGCGATGAATCCATGTTGGTTTGGTTGGCTCAGTTGCCACAAGCCTTGAAAAAAAATGGTGCTATTGACGTCTTAAGTGTGAAATACGACGGTGCTAGAAACGAAATTCGTATTCAAGCGAAAAGTAAAGATTTTCAAACCTTCGAAACAGCACGAGCGGATCTCGCGCAACAATTTGAGGTTGAGCAAGGTCAGTTGAATAGAAGTGGCAGCGAAGTGTTTGGCAGCTACGTGATTAGGAGAAAACCATGA